In Mercurialis annua linkage group LG6, ddMerAnnu1.2, whole genome shotgun sequence, the following are encoded in one genomic region:
- the LOC126688352 gene encoding arabinogalactan protein 20-like yields the protein MATVCGSSRALFGVLTIFTLLFVIFSPYVQAQAPAPAPTSDGTSIDQGIAYTLMVVALVLTYLIHPLDASSSYGFF from the exons ATGGCGACCGTTTGCGGATCGTCGAGAGCCCTGTTCGGAGTCTTGACAATCTTTACTCTTCTCTTCGTTATTTTCTCTCCTTACGTCCAAGCTCAGGCCCCCGCCCCTGCTCCCACCAGCGACG GTACTTCTATTGATCAGGGGATTGCATACACGTTGATGGTGGTGGCTTTAGTGCTCACCTACCTCATTCATCCGCTCGATGCTTCGTCCTCTTACGGCttcttttga